In one Bacillus thuringiensis genomic region, the following are encoded:
- the rocR gene encoding arginine utilization transcriptional regulator RocR encodes MTLLAVSTQEVIEAILGSIDEAIHAVDENGITIFYNSVAAKHDGSKIEKVLGKHLLEAFPSLSRETSTLMKVLDTKKPIVHQVQHYQNLNGEDVCTVNTTLPIFIDGNIAGAVEIAKDYSTIQKLTDTIVDLQSKIKRSSRKKVIKKHAAFETIVTNDTRFKQTKELAQKVAPTDANVLIYGETGTGKELFVQAIHEASKRKNKPFIAQNCAALPESLLESLLFGTTKGSYTGAIERAGLFELVDGGTLFLDELNSMPLDLQAKMLRVLEDGVIRRIGDNKTRKVDVRVITAMNQPPEICLRENKIRTDLYYRLNVFSLYIPPLRERTEDVLLLASYFLKEYNKSYKKGVLQIDEEAKDRLQAYQWPGNVRELKHTIEHAVIIAEGNTLTANCLPRIFRKETFSKKKGIMPLREALHQTEKELIDQALIETEGNILQAAKILGIPRQTLQYKLSKYDKTAE; translated from the coding sequence ATGACATTGCTAGCAGTTTCGACACAAGAAGTCATTGAAGCGATTTTGGGCAGTATTGATGAGGCTATACACGCTGTAGATGAGAATGGAATTACAATATTTTATAATTCTGTAGCTGCAAAACACGATGGATCGAAGATTGAAAAAGTGTTAGGGAAACATCTGTTAGAAGCGTTCCCGTCTTTATCAAGGGAAACGAGTACATTGATGAAAGTACTAGATACAAAAAAACCTATCGTACATCAAGTACAGCATTATCAAAATTTAAATGGTGAAGATGTTTGTACAGTAAATACGACATTACCTATTTTTATAGATGGGAATATTGCTGGGGCTGTTGAAATTGCAAAGGATTACTCTACAATTCAAAAACTTACTGACACAATTGTTGATTTACAGTCGAAAATAAAGCGATCATCTAGAAAAAAAGTGATTAAAAAGCACGCTGCATTTGAGACGATAGTGACAAATGATACGCGGTTTAAACAGACGAAAGAGTTAGCACAAAAAGTAGCACCAACAGACGCGAATGTTTTAATATATGGTGAAACAGGAACAGGAAAAGAACTGTTCGTACAAGCAATTCATGAAGCTTCTAAAAGAAAAAATAAGCCATTTATTGCACAAAACTGTGCAGCTTTACCAGAGTCGCTACTAGAAAGTTTATTGTTTGGAACGACAAAAGGAAGCTATACAGGAGCGATTGAAAGAGCTGGGCTATTTGAACTGGTTGATGGTGGTACATTATTTTTAGATGAACTGAATTCAATGCCTCTTGATTTGCAGGCAAAAATGTTACGAGTGTTAGAAGATGGAGTCATTAGAAGAATTGGTGATAATAAGACGAGAAAAGTAGATGTTCGTGTTATTACCGCGATGAACCAGCCTCCAGAAATATGTTTACGAGAGAATAAAATTCGCACGGATTTATATTATCGCTTAAACGTATTTTCATTATATATCCCACCGCTTCGTGAAAGAACTGAGGATGTACTATTATTAGCATCTTATTTTTTGAAAGAATATAATAAAAGTTATAAAAAAGGTGTACTTCAAATTGATGAGGAAGCGAAAGATAGACTGCAAGCTTATCAGTGGCCTGGAAATGTCCGGGAGTTAAAACATACGATTGAACATGCTGTTATTATTGCAGAAGGAAATACATTAACAGCCAATTGTTTACCACGTATATTTCGGAAAGAGACGTTTTCGAAGAAGAAGGGTATAATGCCACTTAGAGAAGCACTTCATCAAACAGAAAAAGAATTGATAGATCAAGCGTTGATTGAAACGGAAGGGAATATATTACAAGCCGCAAAAATATTGGGTATCCCTCGTCAAACGCTTCAATATAAACTGAGCAAGTACGACAAAACCGCCGAATAA
- the ablA gene encoding lysine 2,3-aminomutase, which yields MLHDVYKPNRHWKDIELWKDVTEEQWNDWVWQLTNTIKTLDDLRKVINLTPEEEEGVKISTKTIPLNITPYYAWLMNPDDPRCPIRMQSVPISEELYKTKYDLEDPLHEDEDSPVPGLTHRYPDRVLFLVTNQCSMYCRYCTRRRFSGQIGMGVPKKQLDDAITYIRETPQVRDVLISGGDGLLINDKILEYVLKNLREIPHVEIIRIGTRAPVVFPQRITENLCNIIKKYHPVWLNTHFNTSIEITEESKKACEMLANAGVPVGNQAVILAGINDSVPIMKKLMHDLVKIRVRPYYIYQCDLSEGIGHFRAPVSKGLEIIEGLRGHTSGYAVPTFVVDAPGGGGKIALQPNYLISQSADKVVLRNFEGVITTYPEPESYIPGRAEGYFKEIYPNYEEKRSDVGIAGLMSDKKFNLVPDDLQRMNRRKDYEDNDTHASLKDKRDKRDQLKDKKYQAQMAKLEENDKKTEGDAV from the coding sequence ATGTTACATGATGTATACAAACCAAATCGTCACTGGAAGGATATCGAATTATGGAAAGATGTTACTGAAGAGCAATGGAATGATTGGGTTTGGCAATTAACGAATACGATCAAAACGTTAGATGACTTAAGAAAAGTGATTAACTTAACACCTGAAGAAGAAGAGGGCGTTAAAATTTCAACGAAAACGATCCCGTTAAACATTACACCATACTATGCTTGGCTAATGAATCCTGATGATCCACGCTGTCCGATTCGGATGCAATCAGTACCGATTTCGGAAGAGTTATATAAAACAAAATATGATTTAGAAGATCCACTTCACGAAGATGAAGATTCACCAGTTCCAGGGCTAACACATCGTTATCCAGACCGTGTACTATTCCTAGTAACAAATCAATGTTCTATGTATTGTCGTTACTGTACACGCCGTCGTTTTAGTGGACAAATTGGAATGGGTGTACCGAAGAAACAATTAGATGATGCAATTACTTATATTCGTGAAACGCCACAAGTACGAGATGTATTAATCTCAGGTGGTGACGGACTTCTAATTAACGATAAAATTTTAGAATATGTATTAAAAAATTTAAGAGAGATTCCGCATGTTGAGATTATTCGTATCGGAACGAGAGCACCAGTAGTATTCCCACAACGTATTACAGAAAATTTATGTAACATTATTAAAAAATACCATCCAGTATGGTTAAATACACATTTCAATACATCTATTGAAATTACTGAAGAATCGAAAAAGGCATGTGAAATGTTAGCGAATGCTGGTGTTCCAGTCGGAAACCAAGCAGTAATTTTAGCTGGTATTAACGACAGCGTTCCAATTATGAAAAAACTTATGCATGACTTAGTAAAAATCCGTGTACGTCCATACTACATTTATCAATGTGACTTATCTGAAGGTATCGGTCACTTCCGTGCACCAGTATCTAAAGGTCTTGAAATTATTGAAGGTTTACGTGGACACACATCTGGTTATGCTGTTCCGACATTCGTTGTTGATGCGCCAGGTGGAGGCGGTAAAATTGCACTTCAACCAAACTATTTAATCTCACAAAGTGCAGATAAAGTTGTACTTCGTAACTTTGAAGGTGTTATTACGACGTATCCAGAGCCAGAGAGCTATATTCCAGGAAGAGCGGAAGGATACTTTAAAGAGATTTATCCGAACTACGAAGAAAAACGTTCAGATGTTGGTATCGCAGGTCTTATGAGCGATAAGAAATTTAACCTCGTTCCAGACGACTTACAGCGTATGAACCGTCGTAAAGACTACGAAGATAATGATACTCATGCATCTTTAAAAGATAAACGTGATAAGCGCGATCAATTAAAAGATAAAAAATATCAAGCACAAATGGCTAAATTAGAAGAAAACGACAAAAAAACTGAGGGTGATGCAGTATGA
- a CDS encoding YokU family protein: MNCMWCDSTEAKESLNTVYWELPDGTKAIEIQETPCISCSSCGMDYQSDHTVKEIEDQLFLIYTKDLPKQLTYEELMGRPRLLKRNYFDF, encoded by the coding sequence ATGAATTGTATGTGGTGTGACAGTACAGAAGCGAAAGAAAGCTTGAATACTGTATATTGGGAATTACCAGATGGTACGAAAGCCATTGAAATCCAAGAGACACCATGTATTTCTTGTTCCTCGTGCGGGATGGACTATCAATCAGACCATACAGTAAAAGAAATTGAAGATCAATTATTCTTAATTTACACGAAAGATTTACCAAAACAACTAACATATGAAGAATTAATGGGAAGACCACGTCTATTAAAAAGAAATTATTTCGACTTTTAA
- a CDS encoding YozE family protein, which produces MKKTFYHYMMKHRAALFRNEISDLAEAMYDDLSFPKQSEDYDEISSYLELSGMLESMSIFDEAWDLYIQDR; this is translated from the coding sequence TTGAAAAAGACATTTTACCATTATATGATGAAGCATCGTGCAGCTTTATTTAGAAATGAAATTTCAGATTTAGCAGAGGCGATGTATGATGATTTAAGTTTTCCGAAGCAATCTGAAGACTATGATGAAATTAGTTCATACTTAGAGTTGAGCGGAATGCTAGAAAGTATGTCTATATTTGATGAAGCCTGGGATTTATACATACAAGATAGATAA
- a CDS encoding DUF3930 family protein, which translates to MENQYEVGQTKEEFMHEDQWADSLIKWLFIFLIVVGIPYTAYVVVQFILSF; encoded by the coding sequence ATGGAAAATCAATATGAAGTAGGACAAACAAAAGAAGAGTTCATGCATGAAGATCAATGGGCAGACTCTCTTATAAAGTGGCTTTTTATTTTTTTAATAGTTGTAGGCATACCTTATACTGCATATGTTGTTGTTCAATTTATTCTCTCTTTCTAG